A single genomic interval of Helianthus annuus cultivar XRQ/B chromosome 6, HanXRQr2.0-SUNRISE, whole genome shotgun sequence harbors:
- the LOC110864553 gene encoding abscisic acid receptor PYR1: MEQAGTSTPEHQNPPPQTTTTTHHLSLPPGLTEHEFNQLKTFVSNFHTYHLSPSQCSSLLAQHIHAPVDVVWSVVRRFDKPQTYKHFIKSCTVGENFKMEVGCTRDVNVISGLPAATSTERLDLLDDDNHVMAFTIIGGEHRLRNYHAVTTVHEVVTENDDSVTVVLESYVVDVPEGNTEEDTRLFADTVVKLNLQKLAAVTEAMAVDGGASIKNLNLR, encoded by the coding sequence ATGGAGCAAGCCGGCACCTCCACACCGGAACAccaaaacccaccaccacaaaCCACCACAACTACCCACCACCTCTCCCTCCCACCAGGCTTAACCGAACACGAGTTCAACCAACTCAAAACCTTCGTATCCAACTTCCACACCTACCATCTCTCACCCTCCCAATGTTCTTCCCTACTCGCCCAACACATCCACGCGCCGGTCGACGTCGTCTGGTCCGTCGTCCGCCGGTTCGACAAACCCCAAACTTACAAACACTTCATCAAAAGCTGCACCGTCGGTGAAAACTTCAAAATGGAAGTGGGGTGCACGCGCGATGTCAACGTCATCTCCGGCTTACCGGCGGCCACTAGCACCGAGCGGTTAGACTTGTTGGATGATGACAACCACGTGATGGCGTTCACTATTATTGGTGGTGAACACCGGTTGAGAAACTATCATGCTGTCACGACCGTTCACGAGGTTGTTACAGAGAATGATGATTCGGTTACGGTTGTTTTGGAGTCTTACGTTGTTGATGTGCCTGAGGGGAATACTGAGGAGGATACGAGGTTGTTTGCTGATACTGTTGTGAAGTTGAATCTGCAGAAACTGGCGGCGGTGACGGAAGCGATGGCGGTTGACGGTGGCGCGTCTATTAAGAATCTGAATCTCAGGTGA